In Deltaproteobacteria bacterium, the genomic stretch TTGTTAGAATATCGATCATATCCCTCGATAAATCGGGAACTAAATCGTCGTCGATTTCTTGTTCATCGACCACTATAAGCTTTCGTCCCGCAGATGCCAGTGACATCTCAATATACTCAAAGCCGAAGCTGACAAGTCGCTCGCGATGCTCAACGATAATAAACTTGATGGATGGATCAGCTAGCAATTTGAGCAGTCGGGGCCGCCTACCATTTAAACCTGAGGCTACTTCCGTGATGACAGCGCTAACCGGCAATTGCCTGCCGACGGCATAACTAGTCAAGCGACCGACTTGACGCTCAATATCAGTCTTCCGATCATGAGAACTTACTCGTGCATAGATGGCGACGGCCCCTGAGCTTGCTGCGTTATTTTGCTCAACGATAATCGTACCAGTTGGGAGCTGAGTAGCAGGAACGGGGAGCCTACCTTGCTGCCACATGCGCCCTACAGAAAAAATCTGGTATCAAGCGGTCAGGCACCTTTAGGAACCCACCGAAACCACTGACAGGCCGATTCGTGGCGCATCCCTGATCCTCGCTTAACCCTATTTTATGACCAAAAAAATATATCAATTAGACTAATTTAAGGCCATAAAATATAATTTAAATGGCTGTATTTGGGACAAAAAATATTTGTCCAATAGTTCTAATTACTTAAGAGATCGTCAATGAGACGTCATCGCTTACAGGATTTAATCGAGTGGAAGAACCGGGCCACCCGCAAACCCTTGCTGGTGCGCGGCGCGAGGCAGGTGGGCAAAAGTTACCTGGTCCGGGCTTTTGGGTTAGAGCACTTCCGCAACGTCGTCGAGATCAATTTTGAAATGCGCCCCGATCTG encodes the following:
- a CDS encoding IS607 family transposase, with product MWQQGRLPVPATQLPTGTIIVEQNNAASSGAVAIYARVSSHDRKTDIERQVGRLTSYAVGRQLPVSAVITEVASGLNGRRPRLLKLLADPSIKFIIVEHRERLVSFGFEYIEMSLASAGRKLIVVDEQEIDDDLVPDLSRDMIDILTSFCARLYGRRGAKRRAHKAFTAAADPGP